One genomic region from Muriicola soli encodes:
- a CDS encoding efflux RND transporter periplasmic adaptor subunit, with protein MKTETKKIIGIAAITLIIGLALGAVFFGGSEEGMAEDHLHEVELAEETIWTCSMHPQIRQNEAGNCPICGMELIPVENGDGIESDPAAIRMSQTAMQIASVSTEIVGKTKPVKLLRINGKVQPDERQVYSQSSHIPGRIERLAVNFTGEYVNRGQVLATVYSPELVNAQEELFEARKIAGTQPILFESAKEKLRNWKLSDRQVEQILESGKTRDELPIHADISGYVTEKNVNLGDYVNRGQVIYQIANLKKVWILLDIYESDMAWVKKGDEVSLSVQSLPGENFTGRISFIDPVLDPMTRVAKARVEVDNSDLRLKPEMFVSAELKAKLPVQLDAVVIPKSAVMWTGERSVVYVKNETSNGVDFKMRIVTLGPALGNGFVIKEGLRAGEEIAVNGTFSIDAAAQLAGKPSMMNHEGGPAMTGHNHGGTGIQNDLQSSITNEIESYAIGQEAKVALVTIFGDYLAFKDALVNDDLEKAKNTGSRFNKNIERIKKSFFTGEAQQVWLNQSGEIKKALEHIPHMKTLDEIRKSFEKVSIHMIYIESVFNANSEALYILHCPMANDNKGADWLSSSKEIRNPFYGEAMLTCGSVSGEL; from the coding sequence ATGAAAACTGAAACAAAAAAAATAATAGGCATCGCAGCGATAACTCTCATTATCGGACTGGCACTAGGAGCTGTTTTCTTCGGGGGCTCTGAGGAAGGTATGGCAGAGGATCATCTCCATGAAGTTGAGTTGGCAGAAGAAACAATATGGACTTGCTCTATGCATCCCCAGATAAGACAAAATGAAGCAGGAAATTGCCCGATCTGCGGAATGGAACTGATTCCCGTTGAAAACGGCGATGGTATCGAATCCGATCCCGCGGCAATACGTATGTCGCAGACAGCTATGCAGATCGCCAGTGTTTCTACCGAAATTGTCGGGAAGACCAAACCGGTAAAGCTTTTACGTATCAATGGGAAAGTACAACCCGATGAACGCCAGGTTTATTCTCAATCGTCACATATTCCCGGCCGTATCGAGAGACTGGCAGTAAATTTTACAGGGGAATATGTCAACCGGGGCCAGGTACTGGCAACTGTTTATTCCCCTGAACTTGTCAATGCACAGGAAGAGCTCTTTGAGGCCAGAAAAATTGCCGGAACCCAGCCTATACTTTTTGAATCAGCTAAGGAAAAACTCAGAAACTGGAAACTTTCAGACAGACAAGTTGAACAGATACTCGAATCAGGGAAAACACGTGATGAATTGCCCATACATGCCGATATTTCGGGTTATGTAACGGAGAAAAACGTCAACCTGGGCGATTACGTAAACAGAGGCCAGGTCATCTATCAAATTGCCAATCTCAAAAAAGTATGGATTTTGCTGGATATTTACGAATCAGACATGGCCTGGGTGAAGAAAGGCGATGAGGTATCTCTATCTGTTCAATCCCTTCCTGGAGAGAACTTCACAGGTAGAATTTCTTTTATTGATCCCGTACTGGATCCTATGACACGGGTGGCAAAAGCTAGAGTTGAGGTTGATAATAGCGACCTGAGGTTGAAACCTGAAATGTTTGTGTCTGCTGAGCTAAAAGCAAAGTTACCTGTACAATTAGATGCGGTAGTCATCCCTAAATCGGCAGTAATGTGGACCGGGGAACGTTCGGTTGTGTATGTTAAGAACGAAACTTCAAACGGGGTAGATTTTAAAATGAGGATCGTGACTCTTGGTCCTGCTCTGGGGAATGGTTTTGTTATAAAAGAAGGACTTCGGGCTGGAGAAGAAATCGCCGTTAATGGCACCTTCAGCATTGATGCTGCTGCCCAATTAGCTGGAAAACCCAGTATGATGAATCACGAAGGCGGTCCTGCAATGACAGGCCACAACCATGGCGGTACGGGTATACAAAATGATTTGCAATCTTCAATCACAAACGAAATAGAGTCCTATGCTATAGGTCAGGAGGCCAAGGTAGCCCTTGTTACCATTTTTGGGGATTACCTGGCATTTAAAGATGCATTGGTGAACGATGATCTGGAAAAAGCTAAAAATACCGGTTCGAGATTTAACAAGAATATAGAAAGAATAAAAAAGTCATTTTTTACGGGAGAAGCTCAGCAAGTCTGGTTAAATCAGAGCGGTGAGATTAAAAAAGCCCTGGAACATATTCCACATATGAAGACCCTCGATGAGATCAGAAAGTCTTTCGAAAAGGTGTCAATCCATATGATATATATCGAAAGCGTATTTAATGCCAATTCAGAAGCACTATATATACTTCATTGCCCCATGGCTAATGACAACAAGGGTGCAGATTGGCTCAGTTCTTCAAAGGAGATAAGAAACCCCTTTTATGGAGAGGCTATGCTCACTTGTGGGAGTGTTAGTGGAGAGTTGTAA